A DNA window from Cetobacterium sp. NK01 contains the following coding sequences:
- a CDS encoding SLC13 family permease has translation MKEMESERALKGSFYTINSDFYKWIGTFIILIMIWAISQRYNLDYKTSSFFTITIFAVLLWCFSLIPDAITGLLLPTLYVVFKVASPNTAFKPWTSTIPWLVLAAMLMSTMLNETGVARRIAIWSIAKFGKTFATILLGITLAGIIITPFIPSVIAKIVIFNIITMGLIETLGYKPKSLEATLITIAGFFVISTFRLGFATGDSGIIIGLNYAQQVTGQTLTWMQYLIHNLPYIFFYTFGSLGVLILFTKNTEPLTKEKIELLKKKYLDLGKIKDKEKKAFIVMGVALLFMSTESIHKINSAWILVILASFFFVPKINLLNNESLKKVNLLPLLFIVGAMSIGSVAAETQAINIIKNFLQPFFKGNAFSIITVSYISGILLNFLLTPLAAMSSFTMPLIQLGLENNINPYVMTYIFQVSLDQYLLPYEFAGLLLVYTSGYVSLSTLVKILIVRMFLGLVILLGIAYPWWNILGIISI, from the coding sequence ATGAAAGAAATGGAGAGTGAAAGAGCCTTAAAAGGCTCTTTCTATACAATAAATAGTGATTTTTATAAATGGATTGGAACATTTATAATCTTAATTATGATTTGGGCAATATCTCAAAGATATAATTTAGATTATAAAACGTCATCATTTTTTACAATTACCATATTTGCTGTTTTACTTTGGTGTTTTTCATTAATTCCAGACGCTATAACAGGTTTGTTACTTCCAACTTTATATGTTGTTTTTAAAGTGGCCTCACCGAATACGGCTTTTAAACCTTGGACTTCAACAATTCCTTGGCTGGTTTTAGCAGCTATGTTAATGTCAACAATGCTTAATGAAACTGGTGTGGCTAGAAGAATAGCTATTTGGAGTATTGCAAAATTTGGAAAAACATTTGCAACTATCCTTTTAGGGATAACCTTAGCAGGAATAATTATAACTCCATTTATTCCATCGGTTATTGCTAAAATAGTAATTTTTAATATTATAACAATGGGGCTGATTGAAACTTTAGGTTATAAACCTAAAAGTTTAGAAGCAACTCTTATAACTATAGCAGGGTTTTTTGTTATCTCAACTTTCAGATTGGGATTTGCAACAGGAGATTCTGGAATTATAATTGGACTGAACTATGCTCAACAAGTAACAGGACAAACTCTAACTTGGATGCAGTATTTAATTCATAATCTACCATATATATTTTTTTATACTTTTGGCTCGTTAGGTGTTTTAATTTTATTCACAAAAAATACAGAACCACTAACAAAAGAAAAAATAGAGCTACTAAAGAAAAAATATTTAGATTTAGGTAAAATAAAAGATAAAGAGAAAAAAGCTTTTATAGTTATGGGAGTTGCACTTCTATTTATGTCTACAGAAAGTATTCATAAAATCAACTCTGCTTGGATTTTAGTTATTTTAGCAAGTTTCTTTTTTGTTCCAAAAATAAATTTATTAAATAATGAAAGTTTAAAAAAAGTAAACTTATTGCCACTTCTATTTATTGTAGGTGCCATGAGTATTGGGAGCGTTGCAGCAGAGACTCAGGCTATAAATATAATAAAAAATTTTCTACAACCATTTTTTAAGGGAAATGCCTTTTCAATAATAACAGTATCATATATTTCTGGTATCTTATTAAATTTTTTACTTACACCTCTAGCAGCTATGTCATCTTTCACAATGCCTTTAATACAACTTGGACTTGAAAATAATATAAATCCCTATGTAATGACATATATTTTTCAAGTTTCTTTAGATCAATATCTATTACCATATGAATTTGCAGGATTATTATTAGTTTACACTTCAGGATACGTATCTTTAAGTACTTTAGTAAAGATTCTTATAGTGCGTATGTTTTTAGGGTTAGTTATTTTATTAGGAATAGCTTATCCTTGGTGGAATATTTTAGGAATAATTTCAATTTAA
- the nhaC gene encoding Na+/H+ antiporter NhaC — MNNKKEIPLYIALLPIFFLLMIISYAVIIAKLPVHFPVFASAMFAALVAKILLKCNWKDLESGISDTLKMVVIPIMILLVIGMSIGTWILSGVVPTMIYYGLKMITPDIFLPVALISSSLISISTGSSWTTMSTIGIALIGMGEGLGIPREVIVGAVLSGAYFGDKMSPLSDTTNLAPLMAGAKLFDHIKHMLYTTVPAYILALIGFIILGNKYSNAIIDDIGVDLMLTTLNQNFTITPWLILIPILTIGLVMKKVPALPGLFSGALLGGVAAMIIQKKTLIDIMRVLQFGYKSNTGVKAIDSLLTRGGMSSMLMTISLIISALAFAGIMEKSGMLDKLATTISKVANTKNKIVVASVITPILTNLCAGGQYMSIVITGRMFRKNYEKLNLAPKNLSRALEDGGTITSPLVPWTVCGAFVASTFGVPTYIYAPFCLFNLICPVISIFYGIFGITIEENNKSVNAILENDEIEELASENN; from the coding sequence ATGAATAATAAAAAAGAAATCCCTTTATATATAGCATTATTGCCTATATTTTTTCTTCTTATGATAATATCTTATGCAGTTATAATAGCTAAATTACCTGTCCATTTTCCTGTTTTTGCTTCAGCAATGTTTGCAGCTTTAGTAGCAAAAATTTTATTAAAATGTAATTGGAAAGATTTAGAGAGTGGAATTTCAGATACTTTAAAAATGGTTGTAATCCCAATCATGATACTACTAGTTATTGGAATGTCCATAGGAACATGGATACTATCTGGAGTTGTACCTACAATGATATACTATGGTCTTAAAATGATAACGCCAGATATATTTTTGCCAGTAGCTTTAATTAGTTCATCATTAATATCAATTTCAACTGGTAGCTCTTGGACAACAATGTCAACAATAGGAATTGCCTTAATTGGAATGGGAGAAGGACTAGGAATTCCGCGAGAAGTTATAGTAGGAGCTGTACTTTCTGGAGCATATTTTGGTGATAAGATGTCACCACTCTCAGATACAACAAACTTAGCTCCGCTTATGGCTGGAGCAAAATTATTTGATCATATAAAACACATGCTTTATACAACTGTACCAGCATATATTTTAGCTCTTATAGGTTTTATTATTTTAGGAAATAAGTATTCTAATGCAATAATTGATGATATTGGAGTAGATTTAATGTTAACGACTTTAAATCAAAATTTTACAATAACTCCTTGGCTAATTTTAATTCCAATTTTAACAATAGGATTAGTTATGAAAAAAGTTCCAGCTTTACCTGGATTATTTTCTGGTGCTTTATTAGGTGGAGTTGCAGCAATGATAATTCAAAAGAAAACTTTAATAGATATTATGAGAGTTTTGCAGTTTGGATATAAAAGTAATACTGGAGTTAAAGCTATCGATAGTTTACTAACTCGTGGTGGAATGTCTTCAATGCTAATGACAATATCTTTGATTATTTCAGCTCTAGCTTTTGCAGGAATAATGGAAAAATCTGGAATGTTAGATAAATTAGCAACAACAATATCCAAAGTGGCTAATACTAAGAATAAAATTGTAGTAGCTTCTGTGATTACTCCAATTTTAACTAATTTATGTGCTGGTGGACAATATATGTCAATTGTAATAACTGGTAGAATGTTTAGAAAAAATTATGAGAAATTAAATTTAGCTCCAAAGAATTTATCAAGAGCTTTAGAAGATGGAGGAACAATAACATCACCTTTAGTTCCATGGACTGTTTGTGGAGCTTTTGTAGCAAGCACTTTTGGAGTTCCAACATATATTTATGCACCATTCTGTTTATTTAATTTAATTTGTCCTGTTATTTCAATATTTTATGGAATTTTTGGAATAACAATAGAAGAAAATAATAAATCTGTGAATGCAATACTAGAAAACGATGAGATAGAAGAACTTGCTTCTGAAAATAATTGA
- a CDS encoding LrgB family protein, translating into MSPLVSILISLVAYQIGVFIYRKTKITLLNPLLLGIIFVISILVIFDIPLNEYNKGTEIITFFLAPATVVLAVPLYNQIETLKKNIVPILFGITVGSTSAILSVIFLSKLVNLEKDVLISILPKSITTAIGIEITKALNADTALTIVAIVSTGIVGAAIGPTICKWSKIDNSIAKGVAIGTASHAVGTSKAIEIGEVEGAMSGLAIGIAGIITVFLIPILINFI; encoded by the coding sequence ATGAGTCCACTTGTTAGTATCCTTATATCATTAGTTGCTTATCAAATAGGAGTTTTTATATATAGAAAAACTAAAATAACTCTTTTAAATCCTCTATTATTAGGTATTATTTTTGTTATATCTATATTAGTTATATTTGATATTCCATTGAATGAATACAATAAAGGAACTGAGATTATTACATTTTTTCTAGCTCCAGCTACAGTAGTTTTAGCAGTTCCATTGTATAACCAAATTGAAACCTTGAAAAAAAATATTGTACCAATACTCTTTGGAATAACTGTTGGATCAACTTCAGCAATATTATCAGTAATTTTCTTATCTAAGCTTGTAAATTTAGAAAAAGATGTATTAATATCAATACTTCCTAAATCTATAACAACAGCTATAGGGATAGAGATTACTAAAGCTTTAAATGCAGATACAGCTTTGACTATAGTTGCAATTGTTTCAACAGGAATAGTTGGAGCTGCTATAGGTCCAACTATATGTAAATGGAGTAAAATTGATAATAGTATAGCAAAAGGAGTTGCAATAGGAACTGCAAGTCATGCTGTTGGGACATCAAAAGCTATTGAAATTGGAGAAGTAGAAGGAGCTATGTCAGGACTAGCTATTGGAATTGCAGGGATTATAACTGTATTTTTAATACCTATTTTAATTAATTTTATTTAA
- a CDS encoding CidA/LrgA family protein — MIGEFAIILAITYISSIISRYTPIPIPGPVIGILLLFILLNFKILKVENIKNATNLMLTNLAFLFLPPGVGLLKSINILANNWHKLFFVVVITTIITLVVTGWSVQFIIKRKEEAKKDESTC, encoded by the coding sequence ATGATAGGAGAGTTTGCTATTATTTTAGCGATAACGTATATAAGTTCTATAATAAGTAGGTATACACCTATTCCCATTCCAGGCCCTGTAATAGGAATACTTTTGCTATTTATTTTACTTAACTTTAAAATTTTAAAAGTTGAAAATATAAAGAATGCAACGAATTTAATGCTAACAAATTTAGCTTTTTTATTTTTGCCACCAGGAGTAGGATTACTTAAATCAATTAATATTTTAGCAAATAATTGGCATAAACTATTCTTTGTAGTTGTCATAACTACAATAATAACTTTAGTAGTTACTGGTTGGAGTGTCCAATTTATTATAAAAAGAAAAGAGGAGGCTAAAAAAGATGAGTCCACTTGTTAG
- a CDS encoding FAD-binding oxidoreductase, whose protein sequence is MYKKIDIKDYEHLKNIVGIENTLFENEVGHDYHKDELGGISNPPDLVLKVDNAFQISQIMKYAYENTIPVVVRGSGTGLVGASVAMHGGIMIDMTKMNRFLDLDLNNLTLTLEPGVLLMDIYKHVEEQDLFYPPDPGEKSATIGGNISTNAGGMRAVKYGVTRDYIRELEVVLPNGELFTTGGKVVKNSSGYALKDLMIGAEGTLGIITKATLKLLPLPKYSISLLLPFPSIELAIECVPKIIKSKAIPTAIEFIQKEVLLYAEDFLGKKFPDKSAEAYILLSFDGNTLESVENDYSKVADLCIKEGALDAYIVDTEERKKDVWSARGAFLEAIKASTDLMDECDVVVPRDKVADFIKFTKELEEKYKVRIPSFGHAGDGNLHIYVCKDGMEESKWEKVLEDVFEEMYSRAREYKGLVSGEHGIGFAKKKYLFEQIGDVQIGIMQGIKSVFDPKFILNPGKVVK, encoded by the coding sequence ATGTATAAAAAGATAGATATTAAAGATTATGAGCATTTAAAAAATATAGTTGGAATTGAAAATACATTATTTGAAAATGAAGTAGGACATGATTATCATAAAGATGAACTAGGAGGGATATCAAATCCACCTGATCTTGTTTTAAAAGTTGATAATGCTTTTCAAATATCTCAAATTATGAAATATGCCTATGAAAATACTATTCCTGTTGTTGTAAGAGGTTCTGGAACAGGATTAGTTGGAGCATCTGTTGCTATGCATGGAGGAATAATGATAGATATGACAAAAATGAATAGATTCTTAGATTTAGATTTAAATAATCTAACTTTAACTTTAGAGCCAGGAGTTCTTTTAATGGATATATATAAACATGTAGAGGAACAAGATCTATTTTATCCTCCAGATCCAGGAGAAAAATCTGCAACAATAGGAGGAAATATATCAACTAATGCAGGTGGTATGAGAGCAGTTAAATATGGAGTAACTAGAGATTATATTAGAGAATTAGAAGTAGTTCTGCCAAATGGAGAGCTTTTTACAACAGGTGGAAAGGTTGTAAAAAATTCCTCAGGTTATGCTTTAAAAGATCTTATGATTGGTGCAGAAGGGACTCTAGGAATAATAACTAAAGCAACTTTAAAACTTTTACCTCTACCAAAATATTCTATAAGTTTATTGTTACCTTTCCCAAGTATAGAGTTAGCTATAGAGTGTGTTCCTAAAATCATAAAATCTAAGGCTATTCCAACAGCTATAGAATTTATTCAAAAAGAGGTTTTGCTTTATGCTGAGGACTTTCTAGGGAAAAAATTTCCAGATAAATCAGCAGAAGCCTATATTTTACTATCATTTGATGGAAATACTTTAGAATCAGTGGAGAATGATTATTCTAAAGTAGCTGATTTATGTATAAAAGAGGGAGCTTTAGATGCATATATTGTTGACACTGAAGAAAGAAAAAAAGATGTTTGGTCAGCTAGAGGAGCATTTTTAGAAGCGATAAAAGCAAGTACAGATTTAATGGATGAGTGTGATGTTGTTGTTCCTAGAGATAAAGTAGCTGATTTTATAAAATTCACGAAAGAGCTAGAAGAAAAGTATAAGGTTAGAATTCCAAGTTTTGGTCATGCTGGAGATGGAAATTTACATATTTATGTATGCAAAGATGGCATGGAAGAGAGTAAATGGGAAAAGGTTTTAGAAGATGTTTTTGAAGAGATGTACTCACGAGCAAGAGAGTACAAAGGTTTAGTTTCTGGAGAGCATGGAATAGGCTTTGCTAAGAAAAAATATCTATTTGAGCAAATAGGAGATGTGCAAATAGGTATCATGCAAGGAATAAAGAGTGTTTTTGATCCTAAGTTTATTTTAAATCCAGGAAAAGTTGTAAAATAA
- a CDS encoding electron transfer flavoprotein subunit alpha, with product MGRLIVNQSMLQENIIESLINICPFKAIEKLGDSIDITSACKMCKICVKNSAGAISYEEDEIIEIDKSKWRGILVYIDHLDGKIHPVSLELIGKAKELASKINHPVYALMIGDDIETSAQELRHYGVDDIFIYESKDLKHFVIEPYAAVFEDLIERVKPSSILVGATNIGRSLAPRIAARFRTGLTADCTILDMKENTDLIQIRPAFGGNIMAQIITQNHRPQLCTVRYKIFSAPERQEIPSGEIHKFLVKEEHLDTKIKIIEVTKKEVEEDISEAEVIVAVGRALKNAKDIEIFQELADLLNGKLACTRPIIENGTLGAKKQIGLSGRTVKPKLIIACGIQGAVQFTAGMNSSDTIIAINSDESAAIFNIAHYGIVGDMYEIVPKLIENIKSGKSIY from the coding sequence ATGGGAAGACTAATAGTTAATCAATCTATGCTTCAAGAGAATATTATTGAAAGTTTAATAAATATATGTCCATTTAAAGCTATTGAAAAATTAGGAGATAGTATTGACATTACATCAGCATGTAAAATGTGTAAAATATGTGTTAAAAACTCTGCAGGAGCAATAAGTTATGAAGAGGATGAAATCATTGAGATAGATAAATCAAAATGGAGAGGAATTCTAGTTTATATTGATCATTTAGATGGAAAGATACACCCAGTAAGTTTAGAACTTATTGGAAAAGCTAAAGAGTTAGCATCTAAGATTAATCATCCAGTTTATGCTCTTATGATTGGAGATGATATTGAAACGAGTGCTCAAGAGTTGAGACATTATGGAGTTGATGATATTTTTATCTATGAATCAAAAGACTTGAAACATTTTGTTATAGAACCTTATGCAGCTGTTTTTGAAGATTTAATTGAAAGAGTAAAGCCATCTTCTATATTAGTTGGAGCTACTAATATTGGAAGATCTTTGGCTCCAAGAATTGCAGCAAGATTTAGAACAGGGTTAACTGCAGACTGTACAATATTAGATATGAAAGAAAACACAGATTTAATCCAAATAAGACCAGCTTTCGGTGGAAATATAATGGCTCAAATTATAACTCAAAATCATAGACCACAACTATGTACAGTTAGATATAAAATATTTTCAGCTCCTGAAAGACAAGAGATTCCTTCTGGAGAAATACATAAATTCTTAGTAAAAGAGGAACATTTAGATACAAAGATAAAAATTATAGAGGTTACAAAAAAAGAGGTTGAAGAGGATATTTCAGAAGCAGAAGTTATTGTTGCTGTAGGTAGAGCTTTAAAAAATGCTAAAGATATTGAAATTTTCCAAGAATTAGCTGATTTATTAAATGGGAAACTAGCGTGTACTAGACCTATCATTGAAAATGGAACTTTAGGAGCTAAAAAACAGATTGGATTAAGTGGTAGAACAGTAAAACCAAAACTTATAATAGCTTGTGGAATTCAAGGTGCAGTACAATTTACAGCAGGTATGAATAGTTCAGATACAATAATTGCTATAAACAGTGATGAAAGTGCAGCTATTTTTAATATAGCTCATTATGGAATTGTTGGAGATATGTATGAGATTGTTCCTAAATTAATAGAGAATATAAAAAGTGGAAAATCAATTTACTAG
- a CDS encoding electron transfer flavoprotein subunit beta/FixA family protein, giving the protein MNIIVCIKQVPGSTNVNVDPITGVLIRDGVDSKINPYDLYALETALKLKEDTQGKITALTMGPPMAKDIIKEAYMMGVDEGFILSDRKFAGADVLATSYAISQGVRTVKDYDLIICGKQTTDGDTAQVGPELAEFLNIPHVANVRKIIDIKEDSILVEMDMDHTIEIQEVKFPCLITVEKGIYTPRLPSYKKKLETLNKDIPIFNLSHMEDKREEYYGLKGSPTQVERIFPPEKNSSKVIWNGSSEELVEKLSDKLRELKFV; this is encoded by the coding sequence ATGAATATTATTGTTTGTATTAAACAAGTTCCAGGAAGTACCAATGTTAATGTTGACCCAATTACAGGAGTTCTAATTAGAGATGGAGTGGATTCAAAAATAAATCCTTATGATCTTTATGCTTTAGAAACAGCTTTAAAGTTAAAAGAGGACACCCAAGGAAAAATAACAGCTTTAACTATGGGACCACCTATGGCAAAAGATATTATAAAAGAAGCCTATATGATGGGAGTTGATGAGGGATTTATTTTATCAGATAGAAAATTTGCAGGAGCAGATGTATTAGCTACCTCTTATGCTATTTCTCAAGGTGTCAGAACTGTAAAAGACTATGATTTAATCATTTGTGGAAAGCAAACAACAGATGGAGATACAGCTCAAGTAGGACCAGAATTAGCTGAATTTTTAAATATACCTCATGTTGCAAATGTTAGAAAAATTATAGATATTAAAGAGGACTCAATATTAGTTGAAATGGATATGGATCATACTATTGAGATTCAGGAAGTTAAATTTCCATGTTTAATTACAGTTGAAAAAGGAATTTATACTCCAAGACTACCTTCTTATAAGAAAAAACTAGAAACTTTAAATAAAGATATTCCTATTTTTAATTTAAGTCATATGGAAGATAAAAGAGAGGAATATTATGGATTAAAAGGATCTCCAACTCAAGTTGAAAGAATATTTCCACCTGAAAAAAATAGTTCTAAAGTTATTTGGAACGGTAGTAGTGAAGAGTTAGTTGAAAAGCTTTCAGATAAATTAAGAGAACTAAAATTTGTTTAG
- a CDS encoding FadR/GntR family transcriptional regulator: MKDKNYNIILEYIKEKIENNTLKPGEKIETERDLAEKLNLSRTTVREALKVLTAMGITNCIQGSGYYLKDDFKDSLFENFNLFFLLTGQNVSDLIDFREGIEIKAFELALTNIKDEDLIKIDMIFKDLKNAASEDESSLLDAEFHRAIVEASHNIFFISLYNSSRLTLEKFIKNIRISILKNSNNKDILLKHHKIIYQALIEKNLDLGREVIKEHFLLMKKNIF; this comes from the coding sequence ATGAAAGATAAAAATTATAATATAATTTTAGAATATATAAAAGAAAAAATTGAAAATAATACTTTAAAACCAGGAGAGAAAATAGAAACAGAAAGAGATTTGGCAGAAAAATTGAATCTTAGCAGAACTACAGTTAGAGAAGCTTTAAAAGTTTTAACTGCAATGGGAATAACAAATTGTATTCAAGGAAGTGGATATTATTTAAAAGATGATTTTAAAGATTCTCTTTTTGAAAATTTTAATCTTTTTTTTCTTTTAACAGGGCAAAATGTTTCTGACTTAATAGACTTTAGAGAAGGAATAGAAATTAAAGCTTTTGAATTAGCTCTAACAAATATAAAAGATGAAGATTTAATAAAAATAGATATGATATTTAAAGATTTAAAAAATGCAGCTTCAGAGGATGAAAGTTCTCTTTTAGATGCAGAGTTCCATAGAGCTATTGTAGAAGCTAGTCATAATATTTTTTTTATAAGCTTATATAACTCTTCTAGATTAACTTTAGAAAAATTTATTAAGAATATAAGAATAAGTATTTTAAAAAATTCAAACAATAAAGATATACTTTTAAAGCATCATAAAATAATTTATCAAGCTTTAATTGAAAAAAATCTTGATTTGGGAAGAGAAGTTATAAAAGAGCATTTTTTATTAATGAAAAAAAATATTTTTTAA
- a CDS encoding PTS transporter subunit EIIC has product MKIFSNLQKIGKALMLPISILPAAGILLAFGDRLNLPLMTNAGGILFDNLPLLFAVGAAVGLAGESGIAALASIVAILIINSTAGIVAGVTPEMASQGGAYASVMGIPTLQSGIFSGLISGVLAATMYNKFFNIKLPDFLGFFSGKRFVPIITALFAFLIGLGFPFVWEPIQNTIGLLSKLANGENQALSTFIFGFTERALIPTGLHHIFYSPYWFNFGEYTAQSGNIINGDQAIWFKMFEEGIKSFSSESYKNAGKFLQGEYPLMLMALPAAGLAMYHEALPKNKKLVAGILLSAAFTCFLTGITEPIEFTFIFVAPVLYLFNAVFAGISYMMMYLLNVHIAKSFSAGFIDFLSFGILPSFSGYETNYIMVLVFGTVMAMCYYFGFRFLIRKFDLKTPGREVINDLENQNDNFTDKEIAAMAINYLGGNENITSIDYCITRLRVEVKDTSLVDEAGLKKLGSSGTIKVGKYGVQVIFGAKAQFIAGDIKNLLKNER; this is encoded by the coding sequence ATGAAAATATTTTCTAATTTACAAAAGATAGGAAAAGCATTGATGCTACCCATCTCTATTTTACCAGCTGCTGGAATACTACTGGCTTTTGGCGATCGATTAAATCTTCCGTTAATGACTAATGCCGGTGGAATATTATTTGATAATCTACCATTATTATTTGCTGTTGGAGCAGCTGTAGGATTAGCCGGAGAGTCTGGAATAGCGGCACTAGCTTCAATTGTAGCTATACTAATAATAAATTCAACTGCTGGAATTGTTGCAGGTGTAACTCCAGAAATGGCTTCTCAAGGTGGAGCTTATGCTAGTGTTATGGGTATTCCAACTTTACAAAGTGGTATATTTAGTGGACTTATATCTGGAGTATTGGCTGCAACAATGTATAATAAATTTTTCAATATAAAACTACCTGATTTTTTAGGATTTTTTTCAGGGAAAAGATTTGTGCCAATTATTACAGCACTTTTTGCTTTTTTAATAGGTTTAGGGTTTCCGTTTGTTTGGGAACCAATTCAAAATACGATTGGATTACTATCTAAATTAGCAAATGGAGAAAATCAAGCATTATCAACTTTTATCTTTGGATTTACTGAAAGAGCGTTAATTCCTACTGGATTACATCATATTTTTTATTCTCCTTATTGGTTCAACTTTGGAGAATATACTGCACAGTCTGGAAATATTATTAATGGAGATCAAGCTATTTGGTTTAAAATGTTTGAGGAAGGAATAAAAAGTTTTTCATCAGAAAGTTATAAAAATGCAGGAAAATTTTTACAAGGAGAGTATCCATTAATGTTAATGGCTTTACCAGCTGCAGGTTTAGCAATGTATCATGAAGCTCTTCCTAAGAATAAAAAATTAGTTGCAGGAATATTATTATCAGCAGCATTTACTTGTTTTTTAACTGGAATAACAGAACCAATTGAATTTACATTTATATTTGTAGCACCAGTACTTTATCTTTTCAATGCTGTTTTTGCAGGGATATCTTATATGATGATGTATTTATTAAATGTACATATAGCAAAGTCATTTTCTGCAGGATTTATTGATTTCTTATCATTTGGAATATTACCATCATTTTCTGGGTATGAAACAAATTATATAATGGTTCTTGTTTTCGGAACTGTTATGGCTATGTGTTATTATTTTGGTTTTAGATTTTTAATAAGAAAGTTTGACTTAAAAACACCAGGTAGAGAAGTTATAAACGACTTAGAAAACCAAAATGATAATTTTACAGATAAAGAGATTGCTGCAATGGCTATAAATTATTTAGGAGGAAATGAAAATATTACCTCTATTGATTATTGTATAACAAGATTAAGAGTAGAGGTAAAAGATACGTCATTAGTAGATGAAGCAGGTTTAAAAAAATTAGGTTCAAGTGGAACAATAAAAGTAGGAAAATATGGAGTTCAAGTTATATTTGGAGCAAAAGCTCAATTTATTGCTGGAGATATAAAAAATCTTTTAAAAAATGAAAGATAA
- a CDS encoding helix-turn-helix domain-containing protein, with product MKSNNNINKLKIIKMFLENKKTLKEISYEENIPYSTLKRWIKKFRDDGTEALNLKERSDKNSFRKVDNTLLATIRNFYLENKNNSLQTIYNDLKNNFNSNISFNTFYRIISNLDEYLKNKSSTEINKNIKNGDVYILKSFISYNFIEINNTKKLPIIFLIFNASDLDIIDFHIEFSLTNSQSILAFLRESIILGLLKYNVTYLPKEILNDSSFKLSNNIKKQINDSLSLKIHDFIHENKEIERFINFLNSDIEKNLKNNITYENLYDFLSNYLKVNKSLPTFIESEDNNLLMLLFKLNIFLPKIKRKIHSYGIQIHNTIFNDRTYLKRYLGEVAEIIYNPLNLDFILAFKKNYLIGKIKNDNLK from the coding sequence ATGAAAAGTAACAATAACATCAATAAACTTAAAATTATTAAAATGTTTTTAGAAAATAAAAAAACTTTAAAAGAAATATCATATGAAGAGAATATTCCATATAGTACTTTAAAAAGATGGATAAAAAAATTTAGAGATGATGGAACAGAAGCGCTAAATTTAAAAGAACGAAGTGATAAAAATTCCTTCCGAAAAGTTGACAATACTTTACTTGCAACTATTAGGAATTTTTACTTAGAAAATAAAAATAATTCTTTACAAACAATTTATAATGACCTAAAAAATAATTTTAACTCTAATATAAGCTTTAATACATTTTATAGAATTATTAGTAATTTAGATGAATATTTAAAAAATAAATCTAGTACTGAAATTAATAAAAATATAAAAAATGGAGATGTGTATATTTTAAAATCCTTTATCTCTTATAATTTCATTGAAATTAACAATACAAAAAAATTACCTATTATTTTTCTAATTTTCAATGCTTCTGATTTAGATATAATTGATTTTCATATTGAATTTTCACTTACCAATTCCCAAAGTATATTAGCTTTTTTAAGAGAAAGTATTATTCTAGGGCTTCTTAAATACAACGTAACTTATTTACCAAAAGAAATTTTAAATGACTCTAGTTTTAAACTATCTAATAATATAAAAAAACAAATTAATGATTCTCTATCTTTAAAAATTCATGATTTTATCCACGAAAATAAAGAAATTGAGAGATTTATAAATTTTTTGAATAGCGACATTGAAAAAAATTTAAAGAATAATATTACATATGAAAATCTTTATGATTTTTTGAGTAACTATTTAAAGGTTAATAAAAGTTTGCCTACATTTATAGAAAGTGAAGATAATAATTTATTAATGCTTCTCTTCAAATTAAATATTTTTCTCCCAAAAATAAAAAGAAAAATACATTCGTATGGTATTCAAATACATAATACTATTTTTAATGATAGAACTTATTTAAAAAGATATTTAGGAGAAGTTGCTGAAATTATATATAATCCTTTAAATTTAGATTTTATCTTAGCTTTTAAGAAAAATTATCTAATTGGAAAAATTAAAAATGATAATCTAAAATAA